In one Campylobacter insulaenigrae NCTC 12927 genomic region, the following are encoded:
- the rpmA gene encoding 50S ribosomal protein L27, producing MAHKKGQGSTQNNRDSIGRRLGVKKFGGEFVRAGNIIIRQRGTATHAGNNVGIGKDHTIFALIDGFVKFERKDKNRKKVSVYPA from the coding sequence ATGGCACACAAGAAAGGTCAGGGTTCAACTCAGAATAATCGTGATTCTATAGGTCGTCGTTTAGGCGTTAAGAAATTTGGTGGAGAATTTGTTCGCGCTGGCAATATTATTATTCGTCAAAGAGGAACAGCAACTCATGCAGGTAATAACGTAGGTATAGGAAAAGATCATACTATTTTTGCTTTAATTGATGGTTTTGTGAAATTTGAAAGAAAAGATAAAAATAGAAAAAAAGTTTCTGTTTACCCTGCATAA
- the obgE gene encoding GTPase ObgE: MFIDNVKLTLSSGNGGKGAVSFRREKHVPLGGPDGGDGGNGGSVYFICDNNTHTLAHFKGKKELKAQNGYPGLGRNKNGKRGEDLELIVPQGTQIIDAQSGEVLLDMLVEGQKELFLKGGKGGLGNTHFKNSTNQRPDYAQPGVAGKTLSVRLELKLIADVGLVGFPNVGKSTLISVVSNARPEIANYEFTTLTPKLGMVEVDDYNSFVMADIPGIIEGASIGKGLGLEFLRHIERTSFLLFVLDPLRDMSLKDQFIILRKELEKFSNKLFSRKFGIMLSKSDSASLGEEFAQKMDLDFDELSKYLKEQNNPQSFFVKVSSLEKTGLKELKFMLLDEIKKIRS; encoded by the coding sequence ATGTTTATAGATAATGTTAAATTAACTCTAAGTTCTGGAAATGGTGGCAAAGGAGCTGTAAGTTTTCGTCGAGAAAAGCATGTACCATTGGGTGGTCCTGATGGTGGCGATGGAGGAAATGGCGGTAGTGTATATTTTATTTGTGATAATAATACTCATACTTTAGCACATTTTAAAGGAAAGAAAGAACTTAAAGCTCAAAATGGCTATCCAGGACTTGGTCGTAATAAAAATGGCAAACGCGGGGAAGATTTGGAGTTAATTGTTCCACAAGGTACTCAAATTATTGATGCACAAAGTGGGGAAGTTTTGCTTGATATGCTAGTAGAAGGCCAAAAAGAACTTTTTTTAAAAGGTGGTAAAGGCGGTCTTGGTAATACTCATTTTAAAAATTCAACCAATCAACGCCCAGACTACGCACAACCAGGCGTGGCAGGAAAAACCTTAAGTGTGCGCTTAGAATTAAAACTCATAGCAGATGTCGGGCTTGTAGGCTTTCCAAATGTGGGTAAATCAACTCTTATAAGTGTTGTATCAAACGCTCGACCAGAGATTGCTAATTATGAATTTACAACATTAACCCCAAAACTTGGCATGGTAGAGGTTGATGATTATAATTCTTTTGTAATGGCTGATATTCCAGGAATTATTGAAGGTGCAAGTATTGGCAAAGGTTTGGGGCTTGAATTTTTAAGACATATTGAGCGTACTTCATTTTTACTTTTTGTTTTAGACCCTTTAAGAGATATGAGTTTAAAAGATCAATTTATAATTCTAAGAAAAGAACTTGAAAAATTTTCTAACAAACTTTTTAGTAGAAAATTTGGAATTATGCTTTCAAAAAGTGATAGTGCAAGTTTAGGTGAGGAATTTGCACAAAAAATGGATCTTGATTTTGATGAGCTTTCTAAGTATTTAAAAGAACAAAACAATCCTCAAAGTTTTTTTGTTAAAGTTTCAAGTTTAGAAAAGACAGGACTGAAAGAACTTAAATTTATGCTTTTAGATGAAATTAAAAAAATTAGAAGTTAA
- a CDS encoding ParB/RepB/Spo0J family partition protein: MAKKSALGRGLSSILADVDEAYEKELGINNKIEMVDIDTITPNPYQPRKKFDLEALDELANSIKEYGLLQPIVVLKKDEFSYILIAGERRFRACKLLGYAEIKAIVLDVDEIKLRELALIENIQRENLNPIELAHSYKELLDIYNITQEKLSDIIHKSRSQIANTLRLLNLNEQTQNLIIEGKLSQGHAKVLVGLEKEDEKTIVDTIVGQKLNVRDTEKLIKNFKNIDMNTKPDECHKEVSVVMKNLHSKLKLLGFKSNVKNFKLVIDFQDENQIEKLLHILN, translated from the coding sequence ATGGCAAAAAAGAGTGCTTTAGGAAGAGGTTTAAGTAGTATTTTAGCAGATGTTGATGAAGCTTATGAGAAAGAGCTTGGCATTAATAATAAAATTGAAATGGTGGATATAGATACAATTACACCAAATCCTTATCAGCCAAGAAAAAAATTTGACTTAGAAGCTTTAGATGAACTTGCAAATTCTATAAAAGAATATGGTTTATTACAGCCTATCGTAGTTTTAAAAAAAGATGAATTTTCTTATATTTTAATAGCCGGTGAGAGAAGATTTAGAGCATGTAAACTTTTAGGTTATGCTGAAATAAAAGCAATTGTCCTTGATGTAGATGAGATAAAGCTAAGAGAGCTTGCTTTAATTGAAAATATACAAAGAGAAAATTTAAATCCTATAGAATTAGCTCATTCTTATAAAGAATTGTTAGATATTTATAATATTACTCAAGAAAAACTTTCAGATATTATACATAAGTCAAGATCTCAGATTGCAAATACCTTAAGATTGTTAAATTTAAATGAACAAACACAAAATTTGATTATAGAAGGTAAGTTATCTCAAGGTCATGCAAAAGTATTAGTTGGACTTGAAAAAGAAGATGAAAAAACTATTGTTGATACGATTGTTGGACAAAAATTAAATGTGAGAGATACTGAAAAATTAATCAAAAATTTTAAAAATATAGATATGAATACAAAGCCAGATGAATGTCATAAGGAAGTATCAGTAGTAATGAAAAATTTGCATTCTAAGCTTAAATTGCTCGGTTTTAAATCTAATGTTAAAAATTTTAAGCTTGTGATTGATTTTCAAGATGAAAATCAAATTGAAAAACTGTTACATATTTTAAATTAA
- a CDS encoding ParA family protein, translating to MSEIITIANQKGGVGKTTTAINLAASLAVAEKKILLIDIDPQANATTGLGFNRSNYEYNIYHVFIGRKKLSEIILKTELPQLYLAPSNISLVGIEQEMAEENKEYRTILREKLKEVADDYDFIIIDSPPALGSITVNAFAASDSVIIPIQCEFYALEGVAMVLNTIKFVKKSINPKLKIKGFLPTMYSSQNNLSKDTMEDLKQNFRQKLFKTGENEDDFIIIPRNVKLAESPSYGKPIILYDIKSPGSLAYQNLAQSILG from the coding sequence ATGAGTGAGATAATAACTATAGCAAATCAAAAAGGCGGAGTTGGAAAGACTACGACTGCTATTAACTTAGCAGCATCTTTAGCTGTGGCTGAAAAAAAGATACTTTTAATAGATATTGATCCGCAAGCTAATGCTACTACTGGACTTGGTTTTAATAGAAGTAACTATGAATACAATATCTACCATGTTTTTATAGGTAGAAAAAAGCTTTCTGAAATTATTTTAAAAACAGAATTGCCACAATTGTATTTAGCACCTTCAAATATTTCTTTAGTAGGCATTGAACAAGAGATGGCTGAAGAAAATAAAGAATATAGAACTATACTACGCGAAAAATTGAAAGAAGTTGCTGATGATTATGATTTTATTATTATTGATTCTCCTCCAGCACTTGGTAGTATTACTGTTAATGCTTTTGCAGCTAGTGACAGTGTGATTATTCCTATACAATGTGAATTTTATGCGCTTGAAGGGGTTGCTATGGTATTAAATACTATTAAATTCGTAAAAAAGAGTATAAATCCTAAGCTTAAAATTAAAGGTTTTTTACCTACAATGTATAGTTCGCAAAATAATCTTTCAAAAGATACTATGGAAGATTTAAAGCAAAATTTTAGGCAAAAATTATTTAAAACAGGTGAAAATGAAGATGATTTTATTATCATTCCAAGAAATGTTAAATTAGCAGAAAGTCCAAGTTATGGAAAACCTATCATACTTTATGATATAAAATCTCCTGGTTCTTTGGCATATCAAAATTTAGCTCAGTCAATTTTAGGATGA
- the rplU gene encoding 50S ribosomal protein L21, whose amino-acid sequence MYAIIKHSGKQYKVSQGDELKLDRFEAEIKSSIEVSEVLAVCDKELKVGAPFVAGAKVVLEVITHGKDKKVVIYKKRRRKDSKLKRGFRRQFTRVRVVDIKA is encoded by the coding sequence ATGTATGCTATTATAAAACACAGTGGAAAACAATATAAAGTAAGCCAAGGTGATGAGCTTAAACTTGATCGTTTTGAAGCTGAAATAAAATCAAGCATAGAAGTAAGCGAAGTTCTTGCTGTATGCGATAAAGAATTAAAGGTAGGTGCACCATTTGTTGCGGGTGCAAAAGTTGTTTTAGAAGTAATTACTCACGGAAAAGATAAGAAAGTTGTAATTTACAAAAAAAGACGTAGAAAAGACTCAAAATTAAAACGTGGTTTTAGAAGACAATTTACTCGTGTTAGAGTAGTAGATATTAAAGCTTAA
- the atpC gene encoding ATP synthase F1 subunit epsilon — protein MEDLISLEIVTPIGVIYKDQVKLVVLPGSEGEFGVLKGHASLISSLKAGIIDIETSNSTHELVAIDSGHAKISETKISVLAKGAVWVGGNSDSEIAKKLNEAKELIKSMSSDSMALASTFAKMDNNVRQK, from the coding sequence ATGGAAGATTTAATATCTTTAGAAATAGTTACACCAATTGGAGTGATTTATAAAGATCAAGTAAAGCTTGTTGTTTTACCAGGAAGTGAAGGAGAATTTGGGGTTTTGAAAGGCCATGCTTCTTTGATTTCCTCTTTGAAGGCTGGAATTATAGATATTGAAACATCAAATTCTACCCATGAATTAGTGGCTATTGATTCTGGTCATGCCAAAATATCTGAAACAAAAATAAGTGTTCTTGCTAAAGGTGCTGTGTGGGTTGGTGGCAATAGTGATAGTGAGATAGCAAAAAAACTCAACGAAGCAAAAGAACTCATAAAATCTATGAGTAGTGATAGTATGGCTTTAGCTTCAACTTTTGCTAAAATGGATAACAATGTAAGGCAAAAGTGA
- the fmt gene encoding methionyl-tRNA formyltransferase: MKNIVFMGTPHYATCILKELIDTGFNIQAVLTQADKPVGRKQILTPSNVKQFITECNLDIKIFTPKSLKDENIIKDIKNLKPDFIVVAAYGKILPKSILDIAPCVNLHASLLPKYRGASPIQSAILNGDKISGVCTMLMEEGLDSGSILESVTCDIENKNSEEVFALFSNIAAKLCVSTLNNFQQIIPKIQDENQVTFCRKIKKEDGLIKLNDAKLIYQKFLAFYPWPGIFLENGLKFIDIELINTSENQTSGKILNIENDGFLLGCEKGILKIKFLQESGKKILDGKTYLNGKRLKLGNYLF; encoded by the coding sequence ATGAAAAATATTGTTTTTATGGGAACTCCACATTATGCAACTTGTATTTTAAAAGAATTAATTGATACAGGTTTTAATATACAAGCTGTATTAACTCAGGCTGATAAACCAGTCGGCAGAAAACAAATTTTAACCCCAAGCAATGTCAAGCAATTTATCACAGAGTGTAATTTGGATATAAAAATTTTTACTCCAAAGAGTTTAAAAGATGAAAATATTATAAAAGATATTAAGAATTTAAAACCCGATTTTATAGTAGTTGCTGCTTATGGAAAAATTTTGCCAAAATCAATTTTAGATATAGCCCCTTGTGTTAATTTACATGCCTCCTTATTACCAAAATATCGCGGAGCAAGTCCTATACAAAGTGCTATTTTAAATGGTGATAAGATAAGCGGGGTTTGCACGATGCTAATGGAAGAAGGGCTTGATAGCGGATCTATTTTAGAGAGCGTAACATGTGATATAGAAAATAAAAATTCCGAAGAAGTATTTGCTTTGTTTTCAAATATAGCTGCCAAACTTTGTGTGAGTACTTTAAATAATTTTCAGCAGATTATCCCGAAAATTCAAGATGAAAATCAGGTAACTTTTTGTAGAAAAATTAAAAAAGAAGATGGTCTTATAAAACTAAATGATGCAAAATTAATTTATCAGAAATTTTTAGCCTTTTATCCTTGGCCTGGAATTTTTTTAGAAAATGGTTTGAAATTTATTGATATTGAACTTATTAATACAAGTGAAAATCAAACTAGTGGAAAAATTTTAAATATAGAAAATGATGGTTTTTTGTTAGGCTGTGAAAAAGGTATTTTAAAAATTAAATTTTTACAAGAAAGTGGTAAAAAAATATTAGATGGCAAAACATATTTAAATGGAAAAAGGTTAAAGCTTGGAAATTACTTATTTTGA
- the atpG gene encoding ATP synthase F1 subunit gamma, with product MSNLKEIKRKIKSVHNTQKTTNAMKLVSTAKLRKAEEAAKQSKIFAQKIDEVLSEIAFKINQYEGLDNKLPFFRKKEKVEKVDIIFITADKGLCGGFNIKTIKTVNEMLDEYKAKKIKVRLRAIGKTGIEYFNFQNIEILEKYLDTSSSPDYEKACKIIKSVVEDFIQGLSDKVVIIHNGYKNMISQELCINELLPVAAIASKEEQESSSLLDLEPESEEILNDLLNTYFEYNMYFALVDSLAAEHSARMQAMDNATNNAKARVKELNLAYNKARQESITTELIEIISGVESMK from the coding sequence ATGTCTAATTTAAAAGAAATAAAAAGAAAAATTAAAAGCGTTCATAATACGCAAAAAACAACGAATGCGATGAAACTTGTTTCTACTGCTAAACTTAGAAAAGCAGAGGAAGCAGCTAAACAGTCAAAGATTTTTGCACAAAAAATTGATGAAGTTTTGTCAGAAATTGCATTTAAAATAAATCAATATGAGGGGCTTGATAATAAACTTCCATTTTTTAGAAAAAAAGAAAAAGTGGAAAAGGTGGATATTATTTTTATAACTGCGGATAAAGGTTTGTGCGGTGGTTTTAATATCAAAACGATTAAAACAGTTAATGAAATGCTTGATGAATATAAAGCAAAAAAAATAAAAGTGCGCCTACGAGCTATAGGCAAAACAGGTATAGAATATTTTAATTTTCAAAACATTGAAATTTTAGAAAAGTACTTGGATACAAGTTCTAGTCCAGATTATGAAAAAGCATGCAAAATTATTAAAAGCGTGGTAGAAGATTTCATACAAGGATTAAGCGATAAGGTAGTAATTATTCATAATGGATATAAAAATATGATTTCACAGGAGCTTTGTATTAATGAGTTATTACCTGTTGCTGCTATTGCAAGCAAAGAAGAACAAGAATCAAGTTCTTTGCTTGATTTAGAGCCAGAAAGCGAAGAAATATTAAATGATTTATTAAATACATATTTTGAATACAATATGTATTTTGCTTTAGTGGATTCTTTAGCTGCTGAACATAGTGCGAGAATGCAAGCTATGGACAATGCAACTAATAACGCAAAAGCTAGAGTAAAAGAATTAAATTTGGCTTATAATAAAGCCAGACAAGAATCTATTACAACCGAATTGATAGAAATTATCAGCGGTGTTGAGTCAATGAAATAA
- the atpA gene encoding F0F1 ATP synthase subunit alpha, which translates to MKFKADEISSIIKERIENFDFNLEIEETGKIISVADGVAKVYGLKNAMAGEMVEFENGEKGMVLNLEESSVGIVVLGKALGLKEGSSVKRLKKLLKVPVGDALIGRVVNALGEPIDAKGVVEASEFRFVEEKAKGIMARKSVHEPLHTGIKAIDALVPIGRGQRELIIGDRQTGKTTVAIDTIISQKGKDVICIYVAIGQKQSTVAQVVKKLEEYGAMEYSIIVNAGASDPAALQYLAPYTGVTMGEYFRDNSRHALIVYDDLSKHAVAYREMSLILRRPPGREAYPGDVFYLHSRLLERASKLSDELGAGSLTALPIIETQAGDVSAYIPTNVISITDGQIFLETDLFNSGIRPAINVGLSVSRVGGAAQIKATKQVSGTLRLDLAQYRELQAFAQFASDLDEASRKQLERGQRMVEVLKQPPYSPLSAENQVVMIYAGTKGYLDDIAVSKIGEFETALYPFIEAKYPEIFEQIRTKKSLDKDLEEKLAKALSEFKANHI; encoded by the coding sequence ATGAAATTTAAAGCAGATGAAATAAGTTCTATTATTAAAGAAAGGATTGAAAATTTTGATTTTAATCTTGAGATAGAAGAAACTGGTAAAATTATTTCAGTGGCTGATGGTGTTGCTAAGGTTTATGGTCTTAAGAATGCTATGGCTGGAGAGATGGTTGAATTCGAAAATGGTGAAAAAGGTATGGTTCTTAATTTAGAAGAATCTAGTGTAGGTATTGTTGTTTTAGGTAAAGCTTTGGGTCTTAAAGAAGGTAGCTCTGTAAAACGACTTAAAAAACTTTTAAAAGTTCCGGTTGGTGATGCCTTAATTGGTCGTGTTGTTAATGCTTTAGGTGAGCCAATTGATGCTAAAGGTGTGGTTGAAGCTAGTGAATTTCGTTTTGTTGAAGAAAAAGCAAAAGGTATTATGGCTAGAAAAAGTGTTCATGAGCCTTTACACACAGGTATAAAAGCTATTGATGCTTTAGTTCCAATAGGTCGTGGTCAAAGAGAACTTATTATAGGCGATAGACAAACAGGAAAAACTACTGTAGCGATTGATACTATCATCAGTCAAAAAGGTAAAGATGTTATTTGTATTTATGTTGCAATAGGTCAAAAACAAAGTACTGTAGCTCAAGTAGTTAAGAAACTTGAAGAATATGGCGCTATGGAATATAGTATTATTGTTAATGCTGGCGCATCAGATCCTGCCGCATTACAATATCTTGCTCCTTATACTGGTGTAACTATGGGAGAATATTTCAGAGATAATTCAAGACACGCTTTAATTGTTTATGATGATTTGAGTAAACATGCGGTTGCTTATCGTGAAATGTCATTGATTTTACGTCGTCCTCCAGGTCGTGAAGCTTATCCTGGAGATGTATTTTACTTGCATTCAAGATTGTTAGAGCGTGCAAGTAAATTGAGTGATGAACTGGGAGCTGGAAGCTTAACAGCGTTACCTATTATAGAAACACAAGCAGGAGATGTTTCAGCTTATATACCGACTAATGTTATTTCGATTACCGATGGACAAATCTTCTTAGAGACAGATTTATTTAATTCAGGTATTAGACCTGCTATTAATGTGGGTTTATCGGTATCTAGAGTAGGTGGAGCAGCACAGATTAAGGCAACTAAGCAAGTGTCGGGAACTTTAAGGCTTGATTTAGCTCAGTATAGAGAATTACAAGCTTTTGCACAATTTGCAAGTGATTTGGATGAAGCAAGCAGAAAACAGCTCGAACGAGGTCAAAGAATGGTAGAAGTTTTAAAACAACCGCCTTATTCTCCACTATCAGCAGAAAATCAAGTTGTAATGATTTATGCTGGAACTAAAGGATATTTAGACGATATTGCTGTTTCTAAAATTGGCGAATTTGAAACTGCTTTATATCCTTTTATTGAAGCTAAATATCCGGAAATTTTTGAGCAAATTAGAACTAAAAAGTCTTTAGATAAAGATTTAGAAGAAAAATTAGCTAAAGCATTGAGTGAGTTTAAAGCAAACCATATATGA
- a CDS encoding F0F1 ATP synthase subunit B: MIRNILLITIIPFYVFAAGDGSGNYDILPRTVNFILFVAILYYFIATPIKKFYNDRINKISSKMNEIQEKLIASKNLKLEMMKKLDLAKQESINAVALAKKEAEILASKIENETKTELSVLEKSFQEHKKYEIRKMEKEVINSVLEEVFKDDNSYLKQEDIINIMMKKAS; the protein is encoded by the coding sequence ATGATAAGAAATATTTTATTAATTACCATCATACCTTTTTATGTTTTTGCTGCAGGGGATGGGAGTGGAAATTATGATATCTTACCAAGAACGGTAAACTTTATTTTATTTGTGGCAATTTTATATTATTTCATTGCGACTCCTATAAAAAAATTTTATAATGATAGAATTAATAAAATTTCATCTAAAATGAATGAAATTCAAGAAAAATTAATTGCTAGTAAAAATTTAAAATTAGAAATGATGAAAAAGTTAGATCTTGCTAAGCAAGAGTCAATTAACGCTGTCGCACTTGCTAAGAAAGAAGCTGAAATATTGGCTAGTAAAATTGAAAATGAAACAAAAACTGAATTAAGCGTATTGGAAAAATCATTTCAAGAGCATAAAAAATACGAGATAAGAAAAATGGAAAAAGAGGTTATAAATTCAGTTTTAGAGGAAGTTTTTAAAGATGATAATTCATATTTAAAACAAGAAGACATTATTAATATAATGATGAAAAAGGCATCGTAA
- a CDS encoding biotin--[acetyl-CoA-carboxylase] ligase, translating to MEITYFDELDSTQMYLCEKIRSNEINHNNAICAFSQTAGIGSRENLWQSKKGNLHVSFCIRIEDLPNDLPLASASIYFAFLMKEILEKRESKVWIKWPNDFYIDDKKIGGLMSSKINDFLVIGIGINLKFAPFNAEILDIEVDIKELLNAYFSYIKKKILWKNIFSKYMLEFEKSRKFFIHNDGDILSLNDALLYKDGSILLDNKRIYSLR from the coding sequence TTGGAAATTACTTATTTTGATGAGCTTGACTCTACTCAAATGTATTTATGTGAAAAAATTCGTTCTAATGAGATAAATCATAATAATGCAATTTGTGCTTTTTCTCAAACTGCCGGTATAGGAAGTAGAGAAAATTTGTGGCAGAGTAAAAAAGGAAATTTGCATGTATCATTTTGTATTAGAATTGAAGACTTACCAAATGATTTGCCATTAGCTTCGGCAAGTATTTATTTTGCATTTTTGATGAAAGAGATTTTAGAAAAAAGAGAATCTAAAGTTTGGATTAAATGGCCTAATGATTTTTATATTGATGATAAAAAAATTGGCGGTTTAATGAGTTCTAAAATAAATGATTTTTTGGTTATAGGTATAGGAATTAATTTGAAATTTGCACCTTTTAATGCTGAAATTTTAGATATAGAAGTAGATATCAAAGAACTTTTAAATGCATATTTCTCATATATAAAAAAGAAAATTTTATGGAAGAATATTTTTAGCAAGTATATGTTAGAATTCGAAAAATCAAGAAAATTTTTTATACATAATGATGGTGATATTTTGTCATTAAATGATGCTTTGTTGTATAAAGATGGTTCTATATTATTAGACAATAAAAGGATATATAGTTTAAGATGA
- the atpD gene encoding F0F1 ATP synthase subunit beta, with protein MQGFISQVLGPVVDVEFEDYLPQINEAIVVNYDLEGKEFKLVLEVAAHLGDNKVRTIAMDMTDGLVRGLKAQATGNPISVPVGEKVLGRIFNVTGDLIDEGEDVSFDKHWSIHRDPPAFEEQSTKSEIFETGIKVVDLLAPYAKGGKVGLFGGAGVGKTVIIMELIHNVAFKHSGYSVFAGVGERTREGNDLYNEMKESNVLDKVALCYGQMNEPPGARNRIALTGLTMAEYFRDEMGLDVLMFIDNIFRFSQSGSEMSALLGRIPSAVGYQPTLASEMGKFQERITSTKKGSITSVQAVYVPADDLTDPAPATVFAHLDATTVLNRSIAEKGIYPAVDPLDSTSRMLDPQIIGEEHYKVARGVQSVLQKYKDLQDIIAILGMDELSEEDKLTVERARKIEKFLSQPFFVAEVFTGSPGKYITLEDTIAGFKGILDGKYDDLPENAFYMVGNIDEAIAKADTLKEVSRNDVCLDNCKVDKAKKG; from the coding sequence ATGCAAGGTTTTATTTCTCAAGTTTTAGGACCAGTTGTTGATGTAGAATTTGAAGATTATTTACCTCAAATTAATGAAGCAATCGTGGTAAATTATGATTTAGAAGGAAAAGAATTTAAATTAGTCCTTGAAGTGGCTGCACATTTAGGTGATAACAAAGTTAGAACTATTGCTATGGATATGACTGATGGTTTAGTAAGAGGTTTGAAGGCACAAGCTACAGGAAATCCTATAAGTGTACCAGTAGGCGAAAAAGTTCTTGGAAGAATTTTTAATGTAACGGGTGACTTGATTGATGAAGGAGAGGATGTTAGTTTTGACAAGCATTGGTCAATTCATAGGGATCCACCTGCTTTTGAAGAACAAAGTACAAAAAGCGAAATTTTTGAGACAGGTATTAAAGTTGTAGATTTATTAGCTCCTTATGCAAAAGGTGGTAAAGTAGGTCTTTTTGGAGGTGCTGGTGTTGGAAAAACAGTAATTATTATGGAGCTTATTCATAATGTGGCATTCAAACATAGTGGATATTCTGTTTTTGCCGGTGTTGGAGAAAGAACTCGTGAAGGTAATGATCTTTATAATGAGATGAAAGAGAGTAATGTTTTAGATAAAGTTGCTTTATGTTATGGACAAATGAATGAGCCACCAGGTGCAAGAAATCGTATTGCTTTAACAGGTCTTACTATGGCAGAATATTTTAGAGATGAAATGGGTCTTGATGTCTTGATGTTTATTGATAATATATTTAGATTTTCTCAATCAGGATCTGAAATGTCTGCACTTTTAGGAAGAATTCCATCAGCTGTTGGATATCAACCAACATTGGCTAGTGAAATGGGTAAATTTCAAGAAAGAATTACTTCAACTAAAAAAGGATCAATTACCTCAGTTCAAGCAGTTTATGTGCCAGCAGATGATTTAACAGATCCTGCACCAGCAACAGTTTTTGCACACTTAGATGCGACTACAGTATTGAATAGATCTATAGCTGAAAAAGGTATTTATCCTGCTGTTGATCCTCTAGATTCAACTTCAAGAATGCTAGATCCTCAAATTATTGGAGAAGAGCATTATAAAGTAGCGCGCGGGGTACAATCAGTGCTTCAAAAGTATAAAGATTTGCAAGATATTATTGCTATTTTAGGTATGGATGAATTAAGTGAAGAAGATAAGCTTACAGTAGAAAGAGCTAGAAAAATTGAAAAATTCCTTTCACAACCATTTTTCGTTGCTGAAGTATTCACGGGAAGTCCAGGAAAATATATAACTTTAGAAGACACGATAGCTGGATTTAAAGGAATTTTAGATGGTAAATATGACGATTTACCGGAGAATGCGTTTTATATGGTAGGAAATATTGATGAAGCCATTGCAAAAGCTGATACTTTAAAAGAAGTAAGTAGAAATGATGTGTGTTTAGATAACTGCAAAGTGGATAAAGCTAAAAAAGGTTAA
- a CDS encoding F0F1 ATP synthase subunit delta — MDNIIAKVYAKAVLSRGDFEDFYSKLLILSSAFGSSKFLDILNSYDIKQEQKLNFLFSLVDNPTQAFKNFIALIVSNSRENLIPQITKELSEQKALKDNIFLGKIYSKEALNEYEIKNLEDKLSQKFNAKIRLDSKINDNDGVKISLDTLGYEISFSMQNLKAKMNEYILKAI, encoded by the coding sequence ATGGATAATATTATAGCAAAGGTTTATGCTAAGGCTGTTTTGAGTAGGGGTGATTTTGAAGATTTTTATTCAAAATTATTAATACTTTCTTCAGCCTTTGGATCATCTAAATTTTTAGATATTTTAAATTCTTATGATATAAAGCAAGAACAAAAGTTAAATTTCTTATTTTCTTTGGTGGATAATCCAACACAAGCTTTTAAAAATTTTATAGCATTGATTGTAAGTAACTCTAGAGAAAATTTAATACCTCAAATCACTAAAGAATTAAGTGAGCAAAAGGCATTAAAGGATAATATTTTTTTAGGGAAGATTTATTCCAAAGAAGCGTTAAACGAATATGAAATTAAAAATTTAGAAGATAAATTGAGTCAGAAATTTAACGCAAAAATTAGGTTAGATAGTAAAATAAATGATAATGATGGTGTAAAAATTAGTTTAGATACTTTAGGATATGAAATATCATTTTCTATGCAAAATTTAAAAGCCAAAATGAATGAATATATATTAAAAGCAATTTAA
- a CDS encoding FoF1 ATP synthase subunit B', with amino-acid sequence MFDDIHFSIMIATGVIFLFMIAILNSMLYKPLIKFMDSRDLTIKNDEDKMKKNSDDISSVEFELEKIHVKTRDEINQIKAKTIEEAKIKQEKELTNKKKELEEQMNVFLKSLKEKEKELKEELYLKVPEFKQSFQNSLNKI; translated from the coding sequence ATGTTTGATGATATACATTTTTCTATTATGATTGCCACGGGAGTAATCTTTTTATTTATGATAGCAATTTTAAATTCTATGCTTTATAAGCCTTTGATAAAGTTTATGGATTCTAGAGATTTAACTATTAAAAATGATGAAGATAAAATGAAAAAAAATTCTGATGATATCTCTAGTGTAGAATTTGAATTGGAGAAAATTCATGTTAAAACTAGAGATGAAATTAATCAAATTAAAGCAAAAACTATAGAAGAAGCAAAAATAAAACAAGAAAAAGAATTAACTAACAAGAAAAAAGAACTTGAAGAACAAATGAATGTTTTTTTGAAGAGTTTGAAGGAGAAAGAAAAAGAATTAAAAGAAGAATTGTATTTAAAAGTACCAGAATTCAAGCAAAGTTTTCAAAATAGCTTGAATAAAATTTAA